Genomic DNA from Jejubacter calystegiae:
GCGTCGAGTACCGTGGTGATGCCGCTCGCCACCATCAGCGCGTCGTGGCTGCTCATGGCCGAATGGGCGGGCCAGTCCACTTTAGGACGCGGGGTGAAGAATTTGTCCAGATTGTCGGTATGCAGTTCCACCAGGCCCGGCAGCAGCCAGCCGCCGTCGCCGTCCAGAGCGCCGGGCTGGCGGCTGGGGGTATCGGCGAAGCTGCGTATTTTGCCGTCCGCCACTTCCAGCGAGCCTGCCACCACCTCATCATCCAGAACCAGTTTTACATTATTGATAATCATACGGTTTCCCCGCTGCTGGTCATGGTATGAAGGCGATCGGCCACCCGCTGACGTACCGCGGCATCGTGGAAAATGCCAACGATGGCGGCGCCGCGCGCTCTGGCTTCGTCAATCAGGCCGACCACGGCGGCGCTGTTGGTGGCGTCCAGCGAGGCAGTCGGCTCATCCAGCAGCAGGATGGGGTAATCGACGATAAAACCGCGGGCGATGTTCACCCGCTGCTGTTCGCCGCCGGAAAAGGTGGACGGCGCCAGGTGCCACAGACGTTCCGGCACGTTCAGGCGCTTCAAAAGCGCGGCTGCGCGTGCTGAACACTGTTCACGGGGAACGCCCAGATCCAGCAGCGGCTGCATCACCACTTCCAGGGTGCTGATGCGCGGAATAACCCGCAGGAACTGGCTGACCCAGCCGATGGTGCGGCGGCGTACCGCCAGCACCTCCCGCGCCGGAGCACAGGCCAGATCCAGCCAGCCGCCTTCATGGCGGATCCAGATATGCCCGGTATCCGGCAGGTAGTTGGCATACAGCGAGCGCAACAGGGTGGATTTGCCGCTGCCGGAATGGCCGTGCAGCACCACGCACTCGCCGGAGTTCACTTCCAGCGAGGCATTGCGCAGCACCGGCAGGCGGACGCCGTTCTGGTGATGTAATACGAAGGTTTTACTCAGGTTTTCCACCCGTATCGAAGCTTTCATAGCGCCCTCTTAATTTTGCAGTACCGAAGAGACCAGCAGCTGGGTGTAGGCGTGATGAGGATCGTCCAGCACCCGATCGGTTAACCCACTTTCCACCACCTGGCCCTGTTTCATCACCAGCAGGCGATCTGCCAGCAGCCGCGCCACCCCCAGATCGTGGGTGACAATCACCACCGCCAGGTTCATCTCCACCACCAGGCCACGCAGCAGGTCGAGCAGGCGCGCCTGTACCGACACGTCCAGTCCGCCGGTGGGCTCATCCATAAACACCAGTTGCGGATGAGTCACCAGATTGCGGGCGATTTGCAGGCGCTGCTGCATACCGCCGGAAAAGGTGGTGGGCAGTTCGTCGATGCGGGCGGCGGGGATCTCTACCGATTCCAGCCAGCGCTGCGCGGTGGCGCGGATATCGCCGTAGTGGCGCACTCCGGTGGCCATCAGGCGCTCGCCGATGTTACCGCCTGCCGAAACGCCGGGGCGCAGTCCGTCCAGCGGATGCTGGTGCACCACGCCCCATTCGGTACGCAGCAGGCGGCGGCGTTCGGCTTCGCTCATGGCGTACAGTGACTCGCCCCGGAAGATGACTTCGCCGCGCTGAGGAGGCAGCCGTGCGGAAATGGCCTTCAGCAGAGTGGTTTTGCCGGAGCCGGATTCACCAACGATACCCAGCACTTCACCGGGCCACAGTTCGAAGGAGACATCGCTGAAGCCTTTACCCGGCGCGTAGAGATGGGTCAGATTATTGACGGAGAGCAGGGGTGTCATGAGCGCGTGGCCTCGCTATTCTGGCGGCAGAAATCGGTATCGGAACAGACGAACATGCGGTTGCCCTGGTCATCCAGCACCACTTCGTCCAGGTAGCTGTGGCGCGAACCGCAGATGGCGCAGGGTTCATCCCAGGTTTGTACCTGGAAGGGGTGATCGTCGAAATCCAGGCTTTCCACCCGGGTCCAGGGCGGTACTGCGTACAGGCGCTTTTCACGCCCGGCACCAAACAGTTGCAGCGCTGGCATCCTGTCCATCTTCGGGTTATCGAATTTGGGGATCGGCGAGGGATCCATCACGTAGCGAGCGTTCACCTTCACCGGATAGGCGTAAGTGGTGGCGATATGGCCGAAGCGGGCGATGTCCTCGTACAGCTTTACCTGCATCACGCCGTACTCTTCCAGCGCGTGCATGGTGCGGGTTTCGGTTTCGCGAGGTTCGATAAAGCGCAGCGGCTCGGGGATCGGCACCTGATAGACAAGGATCTGATCCTCTTGAAGCGGCACTTCCGGGATCCGGTGGCGGGTCTGGATAATCGTGGCGTCGGCGGTGGATTCAGTGGTTTCCACACCGGTCACGCGCTTAAAGAAGTTGCGGATCGAAACCGCGTTGGTGGTGTCGTCCGCTCCCTGATCGATGACCTTCAACACGTCCTGGGGGCCGATGACGCTGGCGGTTAGTTGGATCCCGCCGGTGCCCCAGCCGTAAGGCATGGGCATTTCGCGCCCGCCGAACGGCACCTGGTAGCCAGGGATCGCCACTGCTTTCAGCAGGGCGCGACGGAGCGTGCGTTTGGTCTGTTCATCGAGATAAGCAAAGTTGTAACCGGTCAGTGCGTCAGCCATTGTTCGCCTCCCTTGCGCTTTTCAGTCGTTTGAGTAGTTCCAGTTCGGCCTGGAAGTCGACGTAGTGGGGCAGTTTCAGGTGCGAGACAAAGCCCGCCGCTTCAACGTTGTCGGCGTGGGCCAGCACGAACTCCTCGTCCTGAGCCGGACCGGTGATCGGATCATGGTATTCCGGCGCCTGAAGCGCGCGATCCACCAGCGCCATCGCCATGGCTTTACGTTCACCCATGCCGAAGACCAGACCGTAGCCGCGGGTAAAGTGCGGCGGTTCCTGTTCTGGCGCCACAAAGCCGTTGACCATCTCGCATTCGGTCATCAGCAGTTCGCCAACGCAGACCGGAAAACCCAACTCTTCCGGGACGATCTCCACCGCCACGTAGCCGCTGCGGATCTCCCCGGCGAAGGGGTGATTGCGGCCATAGCCGCGCTGGGTGGAGTAGGCCAGCGCCAGCAGATAGCCTTCGTCACCGCGGGTAAGCTGTTGCAGGCGCGAAGAGCGCGAGCAGGGATAAACCGGCGGCTGGCGGGTCACGTCGTCGGGCTGTGCGCCGTTATCCACTTCCGGCTTTGCCAGCCCCTGGCCTGCCAGCAGGCTAAAGACGTGGGGCATGGGTTCGGGGCTGGCGTCGCCAGGCTCCGGGCTCGGCGTTTTGCCTTCTGCCAGCAGACTGAAATCCAGCAGCCGGTGGCTGTAGTCGTAAGTGGGGCCGAGCATCTGGCCGCCGGGAATATCTTTATAGATGGCAGAAATCCGGCGCTCCGGGCGCATCCGGGCCGTTTCCAGCGGCTGGCTGACGGCGATGCGCGGCAGGGTGGTGCGGTAGGCGCGTAGCAGGAAGATGGCTTCGACGCTGTCGCCGCTCGCCTGCTTCAGGGCCAGCGCCGCCAGTTCGCGGTCGGCGA
This window encodes:
- the phnL gene encoding phosphonate C-P lyase system protein PhnL, which translates into the protein MKASIRVENLSKTFVLHHQNGVRLPVLRNASLEVNSGECVVLHGHSGSGKSTLLRSLYANYLPDTGHIWIRHEGGWLDLACAPAREVLAVRRRTIGWVSQFLRVIPRISTLEVVMQPLLDLGVPREQCSARAAALLKRLNVPERLWHLAPSTFSGGEQQRVNIARGFIVDYPILLLDEPTASLDATNSAAVVGLIDEARARGAAIVGIFHDAAVRQRVADRLHTMTSSGETV
- the phnK gene encoding phosphonate C-P lyase system protein PhnK translates to MTPLLSVNNLTHLYAPGKGFSDVSFELWPGEVLGIVGESGSGKTTLLKAISARLPPQRGEVIFRGESLYAMSEAERRRLLRTEWGVVHQHPLDGLRPGVSAGGNIGERLMATGVRHYGDIRATAQRWLESVEIPAARIDELPTTFSGGMQQRLQIARNLVTHPQLVFMDEPTGGLDVSVQARLLDLLRGLVVEMNLAVVIVTHDLGVARLLADRLLVMKQGQVVESGLTDRVLDDPHHAYTQLLVSSVLQN
- a CDS encoding alpha-D-ribose 1-methylphosphonate 5-phosphate C-P-lyase PhnJ produces the protein MADALTGYNFAYLDEQTKRTLRRALLKAVAIPGYQVPFGGREMPMPYGWGTGGIQLTASVIGPQDVLKVIDQGADDTTNAVSIRNFFKRVTGVETTESTADATIIQTRHRIPEVPLQEDQILVYQVPIPEPLRFIEPRETETRTMHALEEYGVMQVKLYEDIARFGHIATTYAYPVKVNARYVMDPSPIPKFDNPKMDRMPALQLFGAGREKRLYAVPPWTRVESLDFDDHPFQVQTWDEPCAICGSRHSYLDEVVLDDQGNRMFVCSDTDFCRQNSEATRS
- a CDS encoding carbon-phosphorus lyase complex subunit PhnI; the protein is MYVAVKGGEKAIDAAHKLQQERRRGDSSQPELSVEQIEQQLGLAVDRVMTEGGIADRELAALALKQASGDSVEAIFLLRAYRTTLPRIAVSQPLETARMRPERRISAIYKDIPGGQMLGPTYDYSHRLLDFSLLAEGKTPSPEPGDASPEPMPHVFSLLAGQGLAKPEVDNGAQPDDVTRQPPVYPCSRSSRLQQLTRGDEGYLLALAYSTQRGYGRNHPFAGEIRSGYVAVEIVPEELGFPVCVGELLMTECEMVNGFVAPEQEPPHFTRGYGLVFGMGERKAMAMALVDRALQAPEYHDPITGPAQDEEFVLAHADNVEAAGFVSHLKLPHYVDFQAELELLKRLKSAREANNG